Proteins encoded in a region of the Dehalococcoidia bacterium genome:
- a CDS encoding response regulator transcription factor: MAAAPVRYMVVDDHTLFRNGLVSLLQQFDDVQLVAEASSGPEAIEKARETAPQVVLMDISMPGMTGTEATRAILEEAPETAICVLTVSEQDEDLFSAVRAGARGYLLKDTELDTLHDAIKVLAEGGTSITPALATRLLEEFARASPAPRSGGPGLDQLTTREREILEYVAAGWRNQEIADHLQIAVNTVKVHLRNILEKLDLRNRQQAAAFAAQEGLVGPPPVGRHAEADRA; the protein is encoded by the coding sequence ATGGCTGCGGCGCCGGTTCGCTACATGGTCGTCGATGACCACACGCTCTTCCGCAACGGCCTGGTCAGTCTGTTGCAGCAGTTTGACGACGTGCAACTGGTTGCCGAGGCGAGCAGCGGGCCCGAGGCGATCGAAAAGGCGCGGGAAACGGCTCCCCAGGTCGTGCTGATGGACATCAGCATGCCGGGAATGACGGGAACCGAGGCCACGCGGGCGATCCTTGAAGAAGCGCCGGAGACGGCGATCTGCGTGCTCACCGTCTCGGAACAGGACGAAGATCTCTTTTCGGCCGTCCGCGCCGGCGCCCGCGGCTATCTGCTCAAGGATACGGAGCTGGATACCTTGCACGACGCGATCAAGGTGCTGGCCGAGGGCGGTACCTCGATTACGCCGGCGCTGGCCACCCGCCTGCTCGAAGAGTTCGCTCGCGCCAGCCCCGCGCCGCGCAGCGGCGGTCCGGGGCTCGACCAGCTCACCACCCGCGAACGGGAGATCCTCGAATACGTCGCCGCCGGCTGGCGCAATCAGGAGATCGCCGACCACCTCCAGATCGCGGTGAACACGGTGAAGGTGCATCTGCGCAACATCCTGGAGAAACTGGATCTGCGCAACCGTCAGCAGGCCGCCGCCTTCGCCGCGCAGGAAGGGCTCGTCGGTCCGCCGCCGGTCGGGCGCCACGCTGAAGCGGACCGCGCCTGA
- a CDS encoding YihY/virulence factor BrkB family protein has translation MKTVWRLARASASAYARDKASTFAAAIAYHTLFSLFPLALFVIGVGGYFMTKGQRDALVRELARALGSSSGANIERQIRLVTNGRAGISLVGLALALWSASAIFGSLRTGLNVVWKYERRRSLLTGKLQDLIAVLGFGGLLGIAFAGTFVLTLLSEIAHRLLGARLGEVTTLVFGALFFLLPFALSFGTFGVLYIVTSPPGVRWHRVWPGALIGAIGFQALNLGFSVFVRSYGSFDKVYGSLGAVIAFLFYAYLLGSLLLFGGEVAHEHARLQARPADPALPADDALRLAPPG, from the coding sequence GTGAAGACGGTCTGGAGACTCGCCAGGGCGTCGGCAAGCGCCTACGCGCGCGACAAGGCCAGCACATTCGCGGCCGCGATCGCCTATCACACGCTGTTCTCGCTCTTCCCCCTGGCGCTCTTCGTGATCGGCGTCGGCGGCTACTTTATGACCAAGGGACAGCGCGACGCCCTGGTGCGTGAGTTGGCGCGGGCGCTCGGCAGCAGCTCCGGCGCCAACATCGAGCGCCAAATCCGCCTGGTGACCAACGGGCGAGCGGGCATCAGCCTCGTCGGCCTGGCGCTGGCGCTGTGGTCCGCCAGCGCGATCTTCGGGTCGTTGCGTACCGGCCTGAACGTGGTTTGGAAGTACGAGCGCCGCCGCTCCTTGCTCACGGGCAAGCTCCAGGATCTGATCGCCGTGCTTGGTTTCGGCGGCTTGCTGGGCATCGCCTTCGCCGGCACGTTCGTGCTCACGCTGCTCTCCGAGATCGCGCACCGGCTGCTGGGCGCGCGGCTGGGTGAGGTCACTACGCTCGTCTTCGGCGCCCTCTTCTTTCTCCTGCCCTTCGCCCTGAGCTTCGGCACCTTCGGCGTGCTCTATATCGTGACGTCGCCGCCCGGCGTGCGCTGGCACCGGGTTTGGCCGGGCGCCCTGATCGGCGCCATCGGTTTCCAGGCGCTCAATCTCGGCTTCAGCGTCTTCGTGCGCTCGTACGGCAGCTTCGACAAGGTCTACGGCTCGCTGGGCGCGGTGATCGCCTTCCTCTTCTACGCCTATCTGCTGGGCAGCCTGTTGCTCTTCGGCGGTGAGGTGGCGCACGAACACGCGCGGCTGCAGGCACGGCCGGCAGACCCGGCGCTGCCCGCCGACGACGCGCTTCGCCTGGCGCCTCCTGGCTGA
- a CDS encoding pitrilysin family protein has protein sequence MAASEGTEPWQISTLPNQLRVVTTPIPTAQSASVNVFVGVGSRAEELRVNGVSHFMEHMLFKGTARRPNATIIAGQVEGAGGVLNAYTTKELTCYWNQVPYEMLSLAMDVVADMVQNSLLEPVEVERERTVVQQEIRRTHDQPGAWVGELLSRAVYGDQPIGRSIAGTLEIVDGISRQDMRDHLDTWYVPNNMVLSVAGNVTHEQVLELAHKCWGKAASREVPCVSAAAPDLGAQRLQVDERDLAQANLAIGMRGIRREDPDRFALTILTNVLGRGMSSRLFREVREKRGLAYSVGASTARYTDTGAFSVSAGVSPENAVKAVKVIMAELKKLVDRPVGKAELTKARDYAAGSFRLGLESSMALAQRAGENLLVVKKIEPVQTVVDGLRGVTAADVQRVAAKIFRPDNLALAAVGPTLDRRKLEAALRL, from the coding sequence ATGGCGGCGAGCGAGGGCACGGAACCCTGGCAGATCTCGACCCTGCCGAATCAGCTTCGCGTCGTGACCACGCCCATTCCCACGGCCCAGTCCGCCAGCGTCAACGTCTTCGTCGGCGTCGGTTCGCGCGCCGAGGAACTGCGCGTCAACGGCGTCTCGCACTTCATGGAGCATATGCTCTTCAAGGGCACGGCCCGCCGCCCCAACGCCACGATCATCGCCGGCCAGGTCGAGGGCGCCGGCGGCGTGCTCAACGCCTACACGACTAAAGAGCTGACCTGCTACTGGAACCAGGTGCCGTACGAGATGCTGTCGCTGGCGATGGACGTCGTCGCCGACATGGTGCAGAATTCGCTGCTCGAGCCGGTTGAGGTCGAGCGCGAGCGCACGGTGGTGCAGCAAGAGATCCGGCGCACGCACGACCAGCCCGGCGCCTGGGTGGGCGAGCTGCTGTCGAGGGCCGTGTACGGCGACCAGCCGATCGGCCGCAGCATCGCCGGCACGCTGGAGATCGTGGATGGCATCTCCCGGCAGGATATGCGCGACCACCTCGACACCTGGTACGTGCCGAACAACATGGTGCTGAGCGTGGCCGGCAACGTCACCCACGAGCAGGTGCTGGAGCTGGCGCACAAGTGCTGGGGCAAGGCCGCCAGCCGCGAGGTGCCCTGCGTGTCGGCGGCCGCACCGGACCTCGGGGCCCAGCGGCTGCAGGTAGACGAGCGCGACCTGGCGCAGGCCAACCTCGCGATCGGCATGCGCGGCATCCGCCGCGAAGACCCCGACCGCTTCGCCCTCACGATCCTCACCAACGTGCTCGGCCGCGGCATGAGCTCGCGCCTGTTCCGCGAGGTGCGCGAGAAGCGCGGCCTCGCCTACTCCGTCGGCGCCTCTACCGCGCGCTACACCGACACGGGCGCCTTCTCCGTTTCGGCCGGCGTCAGCCCCGAGAACGCCGTCAAGGCCGTGAAGGTGATCATGGCCGAGCTGAAGAAGCTGGTGGACCGTCCGGTCGGCAAGGCTGAGCTGACGAAGGCACGCGACTACGCCGCAGGCAGCTTCCGCCTCGGCCTCGAAAGCTCGATGGCGCTCGCGCAGCGTGCGGGCGAAAACCTGCTGGTCGTCAAGAAGATCGAGCCGGTGCAGACGGTCGTGGACGGCCTGCGCGGTGTGACGGCCGCCGACGTGCAGCGCGTCGCCGCCAAGATCTTCCGCCCGGACAACCTCGCCCTCGCCGCCGTCGGCCCGACGCTTGACAGGCGCAAGCTCGAAGCCGCCCTGCGCCTGTAG
- the nusA gene encoding transcription termination factor NusA, with amino-acid sequence MKNDFLLAIAQLAGEKNLPKEVVFDAVEAALASAYKKDQASAGNIVVKIDPNTGTAHFFSRRTVVDEVTDPKIELTLKEARALSPGSVLGEHVDQEVAAKPAGRIAAQAAKQVVLDRLRAAEREVVFEEYAGREGDIISGAVQRIEGSGGHRSVYIDLGKTEALLPPPEQVRTEHYQPGQRLKVYVAEVRKDTKGPQVIVSRAHKNLIKRLFELEVPEIFRGSVEIKSIAREAGFRSKVAVWARQEGVDPVGACVGLRGIRIQNVVNELGGERIDVVQWDPEPERFVANALSPAQVVSVSVSEEDNTASVVVPDRQLSLAIGKEGQNARLAAKLTGWRIDIRSQTAVEQERLAELPPEAAIIAEPEPAGEEREIDRPAAALAPGEPVLAPQPFETPEPARPFAEPEPEPLRVAAVATPTGRPAALGGIRFAEDLNIRQPMAEPVRPEGGRSGKKQKHRKAGEQRDEIELLEAATKSKKGKRGHVEEVEEEEYDEYQYLTKRR; translated from the coding sequence ATGAAGAACGATTTTCTGCTGGCGATCGCACAGCTGGCGGGGGAGAAGAACCTCCCCAAAGAAGTCGTCTTCGACGCGGTCGAGGCGGCGCTCGCATCGGCCTATAAGAAGGACCAGGCGAGCGCGGGCAACATCGTCGTCAAGATCGATCCCAACACGGGCACGGCGCACTTCTTCAGCCGCCGCACCGTCGTCGACGAGGTCACCGATCCGAAGATCGAGCTGACCTTGAAAGAGGCGCGCGCCCTCAGCCCCGGCTCTGTGCTCGGCGAGCACGTCGATCAGGAAGTCGCGGCGAAGCCCGCCGGCCGCATCGCCGCGCAGGCGGCGAAGCAGGTCGTGCTCGACCGGCTGCGCGCCGCCGAGCGCGAGGTCGTCTTTGAAGAATACGCCGGCCGCGAGGGCGACATCATCTCCGGCGCCGTGCAGCGCATCGAGGGCAGCGGCGGTCATCGCAGCGTCTACATCGACCTCGGCAAGACCGAAGCGCTGCTGCCGCCGCCGGAACAGGTGCGCACCGAGCACTACCAGCCCGGCCAGCGGCTCAAAGTCTACGTCGCCGAAGTGCGCAAGGACACGAAGGGGCCGCAGGTCATCGTCTCCCGCGCCCACAAGAATCTGATCAAGCGCCTGTTCGAGCTGGAGGTGCCGGAAATCTTCCGCGGCTCGGTCGAGATCAAGTCGATCGCGCGCGAGGCCGGCTTCCGCAGCAAGGTCGCGGTTTGGGCGCGGCAGGAAGGTGTCGATCCGGTCGGAGCCTGTGTTGGTTTGCGCGGCATCCGCATCCAGAACGTCGTCAACGAGCTGGGCGGCGAGCGCATCGACGTAGTGCAGTGGGATCCCGAGCCGGAGCGCTTCGTCGCCAACGCGCTCAGCCCCGCGCAGGTGGTCAGCGTCTCTGTCAGCGAAGAGGACAACACCGCCTCGGTCGTCGTGCCCGACCGGCAGCTTTCGCTGGCGATCGGCAAAGAGGGCCAGAACGCCCGCCTGGCGGCCAAGCTGACGGGCTGGCGCATCGACATCCGCAGCCAGACCGCGGTGGAGCAGGAGCGGCTGGCAGAGCTGCCGCCCGAAGCCGCGATCATCGCCGAGCCCGAGCCGGCCGGCGAAGAGCGCGAGATCGACCGGCCTGCCGCGGCGCTTGCGCCCGGCGAACCGGTGCTCGCGCCGCAGCCGTTCGAGACACCGGAGCCGGCGCGGCCCTTCGCCGAGCCGGAGCCCGAGCCGCTGCGCGTGGCCGCGGTGGCCACGCCCACGGGCCGGCCGGCGGCGCTCGGCGGCATTCGCTTCGCCGAAGACTTGAACATCCGTCAACCGATGGCCGAGCCGGTGCGTCCGGAAGGCGGGCGCAGCGGCAAGAAGCAGAAGCACCGGAAAGCCGGCGAGCAGCGAGATGAGATCGAGCTGCTCGAAGCGGCGACGAAGTCCAAAAAGGGCAAGCGCGGCCACGTTGAAGAGGTGGAAGAGGAAGAGTACGACGAGTACCAGTACCTCACGAAGAGGCGATAA
- a CDS encoding YlxR family protein — MRSSCSKRRRSPKRASAATLKRWKRKSTTSTSTSRRGDKPARGSHGPRSGAPAGTPARRQPLPPRHVPQRTCVVCRTTTAKRALVRLVRPPEGGVRLDRTGKQAGRGAYLCDDPACWRAPGLRQRLGNALKTTVSDEDFQGLQAHAATLAPEPPHPE, encoded by the coding sequence ATGAGATCGAGCTGCTCGAAGCGGCGACGAAGTCCAAAAAGGGCAAGCGCGGCCACGTTGAAGAGGTGGAAGAGGAAGAGTACGACGAGTACCAGTACCTCACGAAGAGGCGATAAGCCCGCCCGAGGGTCGCATGGCCCTCGATCGGGCGCGCCGGCCGGCACGCCGGCCCGGCGGCAGCCGCTTCCTCCCCGGCACGTGCCGCAGCGGACGTGCGTCGTTTGCCGCACGACGACCGCAAAGCGGGCCCTCGTCAGGCTCGTTCGGCCGCCGGAGGGGGGCGTCCGCCTCGATCGCACCGGCAAGCAGGCGGGGCGCGGCGCCTACCTCTGCGACGATCCCGCCTGCTGGCGCGCACCCGGGCTGCGCCAGCGCCTGGGCAACGCGCTGAAGACGACCGTTTCCGACGAGGACTTCCAGGGTCTGCAGGCGCACGCCGCCACGCTCGCCCCGGAACCCCCGCACCCCGAGTAG
- the infB gene encoding translation initiation factor IF-2, which produces MTTRTPQAPAGPPEDRGPIDLPRALTVKELADRMRINPVEVIKELMKNGVMATVNQSIDFDTAAIVATDFGFEPQETAAPPVQAQPAASRKVVESGEHLDPRPPIVTIMGHVDHGKTSLLDAVRNTRVTEGEAGGITQHIGASTIIINGQRITFLDTPGHEAFTAMRARGAEVTDIAVLVVAADDGVMPQTIEAINHARAAGVPLVVAINKIDLAGANPDRVKQELLNYGITVEEYGGETIAVPVSARTKDGLDDLLESLLAQAEILELRADPRRSAVGVVLEAEKESLRGTVATVLVQTGTLRPGDVIVAGDTAYGRVKAMFDERGRKLRSAGPSIPTKVLGLSSVPQAGDRVTVVEDERTARDWVDRREREKAAAAAEGAAGAVTLDTLFGEITAGKVKELNIVLKTDVQGSIEPIKNALERASNEQVRVKVIHAATGTVTESDVMLAKAAKGVILGFNTRTEQGARRQAEAEHVEIKQYDVIYHAVEDIENALKGMLEPVYEEVIDGHAEVRQIIRISRFGNIAGSYITDGKAARSAGARIRRGRELVFEGRVENLKRFKEDVREVATGYECGITLDGWDDFVIGDVIEFYHRERQS; this is translated from the coding sequence ATGACAACCCGAACACCACAGGCGCCGGCCGGCCCGCCGGAAGATCGCGGGCCGATCGACCTGCCGCGTGCGCTGACCGTCAAAGAGCTGGCGGACCGCATGCGCATCAACCCCGTCGAAGTTATCAAGGAGTTGATGAAGAACGGGGTGATGGCGACGGTCAACCAGTCGATCGACTTCGACACGGCCGCAATCGTCGCCACCGACTTCGGCTTTGAGCCGCAGGAGACCGCCGCGCCGCCCGTGCAGGCCCAGCCCGCCGCCAGTCGCAAGGTCGTGGAGAGTGGCGAGCACCTCGATCCGCGCCCGCCGATCGTGACGATCATGGGTCACGTCGACCACGGCAAGACCAGCCTGCTTGACGCCGTGCGCAATACCCGCGTCACCGAGGGCGAGGCGGGCGGCATTACCCAGCACATCGGCGCCTCGACGATCATCATCAACGGCCAGCGCATCACCTTCCTCGATACGCCCGGCCACGAAGCGTTCACCGCGATGCGCGCCCGCGGCGCCGAGGTCACGGACATCGCCGTGCTCGTGGTGGCGGCGGACGACGGCGTCATGCCACAGACGATCGAGGCGATCAACCACGCCAGGGCTGCTGGCGTGCCGCTCGTGGTCGCGATCAACAAGATCGACCTGGCCGGCGCCAACCCCGATCGGGTGAAGCAGGAGCTGCTCAACTACGGCATCACCGTCGAAGAGTACGGCGGCGAGACGATCGCCGTGCCCGTCTCCGCCCGCACGAAAGACGGGCTGGACGACCTGCTGGAAAGCCTGCTCGCCCAGGCCGAGATCCTGGAGCTGCGCGCCGACCCGCGCCGCTCCGCCGTCGGCGTCGTGCTCGAAGCGGAGAAGGAGTCGCTGCGCGGCACCGTTGCCACGGTGCTGGTGCAAACCGGTACCCTGCGCCCGGGCGACGTAATCGTGGCGGGCGACACCGCCTATGGCCGCGTCAAGGCGATGTTCGACGAGCGCGGCCGCAAGCTGCGCAGCGCCGGCCCCAGCATTCCCACGAAGGTCCTCGGCCTCAGCAGCGTGCCGCAGGCCGGCGACCGCGTGACCGTGGTGGAAGACGAGCGCACCGCCCGCGACTGGGTCGATCGCCGCGAGCGCGAGAAGGCAGCCGCGGCAGCGGAAGGCGCTGCCGGCGCCGTCACGCTCGACACGCTCTTCGGCGAGATCACCGCCGGCAAGGTCAAAGAGCTGAACATCGTGCTCAAGACCGACGTGCAGGGCAGCATCGAGCCGATCAAGAACGCGCTGGAGCGCGCCAGCAACGAGCAGGTGCGCGTCAAGGTCATACACGCCGCTACGGGCACCGTAACCGAGTCGGACGTGATGCTGGCCAAGGCGGCGAAGGGCGTGATCCTCGGCTTCAACACGCGCACGGAGCAGGGCGCCCGCCGCCAGGCCGAGGCCGAGCACGTCGAGATCAAGCAGTACGACGTGATCTATCACGCCGTGGAGGACATCGAGAACGCGCTCAAAGGCATGCTGGAGCCGGTCTACGAAGAAGTCATCGACGGCCACGCCGAGGTGCGGCAGATCATCCGTATCAGCCGCTTCGGCAACATCGCCGGGTCGTACATCACCGACGGCAAGGCGGCGCGTTCCGCCGGCGCCCGCATCCGCCGCGGCCGCGAGCTGGTCTTCGAGGGCCGGGTGGAGAACCTCAAGCGCTTCAAGGAGGACGTGCGCGAGGTCGCGACGGGCTACGAGTGCGGCATCACGCTCGACGGCTGGGACGACTTCGTGATCGGCGACGTGATCGAGTTCTACCACCGCGAACGGCAGTCGTAG
- the rbfA gene encoding 30S ribosome-binding factor RbfA, with translation MTRRSERVNELLREEISAIVQRELKDPRLGGLISITAVEASPDFRHARVFVSVLGSDEERASSLTALNAGARFIRHALRERLESLRIVPELSFKADTSIAEGVRMSALLDQVAHEHDAPESSA, from the coding sequence ATGACCCGACGCTCCGAGCGCGTAAACGAACTGCTGCGGGAGGAGATCAGCGCCATCGTGCAGCGCGAGCTGAAGGACCCGCGCCTCGGCGGCCTGATCTCGATCACCGCCGTCGAAGCCTCGCCCGACTTTCGCCACGCGCGTGTCTTCGTCAGCGTGCTGGGCAGCGACGAGGAACGCGCCTCGTCGCTGACCGCGCTGAACGCCGGGGCGCGCTTCATCCGCCACGCCCTGCGCGAGCGGCTGGAATCGCTGCGCATTGTGCCGGAATTGAGCTTCAAGGCCGATACCTCGATCGCCGAGGGCGTCCGTATGAGCGCCCTGCTCGACCAGGTCGCGCACGAACACGACGCACCAGAAAGCTCCGCATGA
- a CDS encoding transglutaminase domain-containing protein produces MSEAAPRDPAADLRPRLAPGGCDARLLDRQLLLTPQTMPRLYGGEATLLYARFGVSPTASETQRPSGGEFTPLEPQLLPGKRPVLDAAAQELAGNARPGLARATALNRALARLRPIDFDGRDRAEEAILASGEATPLERARLLALLAQAAGIASRVCLLYREPAAQPAFHAVCELFIMGAWAVFDPLAGQLFLMTHRPYASAWDLARDPQIAARHPEHGRKPTLDASFYRTVGIANVEIEG; encoded by the coding sequence ATGAGCGAGGCGGCGCCGCGCGATCCGGCGGCAGACCTGCGCCCGCGGCTGGCGCCGGGTGGGTGCGACGCGCGCCTGCTCGATCGCCAGTTGCTGCTGACGCCGCAGACGATGCCGCGCCTCTACGGCGGCGAGGCGACGCTGCTCTACGCCCGCTTCGGCGTCAGCCCCACGGCAAGCGAAACGCAACGCCCCTCCGGCGGCGAGTTCACGCCGCTGGAACCGCAACTGCTGCCCGGCAAGCGGCCGGTGTTGGACGCCGCCGCCCAGGAATTGGCCGGCAACGCCCGCCCCGGTCTCGCCCGCGCCACGGCGCTGAACCGGGCGCTGGCACGGCTGCGACCGATCGACTTCGACGGCCGCGACCGCGCCGAGGAGGCAATCCTTGCCTCGGGCGAGGCGACGCCGCTGGAGCGGGCGCGGCTGCTGGCGCTGCTGGCGCAGGCCGCCGGAATCGCCTCGCGCGTCTGCCTGCTGTACCGCGAGCCGGCTGCGCAGCCCGCGTTCCATGCCGTCTGTGAGCTGTTCATCATGGGCGCCTGGGCCGTCTTCGACCCGCTGGCCGGCCAGCTCTTCTTGATGACTCACCGACCCTACGCCTCCGCCTGGGACCTGGCGCGCGACCCGCAGATCGCCGCACGCCACCCGGAGCACGGCCGCAAACCGACGCTGGATGCGAGCTTCTACCGCACGGTCGGCATCGCCAACGTCGAGATCGAAGGCTGA
- the truB gene encoding tRNA pseudouridine(55) synthase TruB → MRRPAELHGILAIDKPRGWTSHDVVARVRRIAGQRQVGHAGTLDPLASGVLPLGLGMATRLLEYLSTGGKTYEATVRLGAATTTYDAEGTLTAEAPWAHIDEAALRTALVAFTGTIEQRPPAFSAIKRHGRPLYELARRGEAVDTPLRTVTIAAIELRRFAPPEFDLRVVCGSGTYIRSLAHDLGLALGSAAHLAALRRTASRGLSVAEAVALEELERGGRDLLRQRLLPPDRAVQHLPAVTLMEADVEAVRHGRDPGGGAPRKPEESAAMLCRAYDRAGAFTALLRYDALHGRWRPHKVFVPADEGGRTAG, encoded by the coding sequence GTGCGGCGCCCGGCCGAGCTGCATGGCATCCTCGCGATCGACAAGCCGCGCGGCTGGACCTCGCATGACGTGGTGGCGCGCGTGCGCCGCATCGCCGGTCAGCGGCAGGTCGGCCACGCCGGCACGCTGGATCCCCTGGCCAGCGGCGTGCTGCCGCTTGGCCTGGGCATGGCGACGCGCCTGCTCGAATATCTCTCTACCGGCGGCAAGACGTACGAAGCCACGGTGCGCCTCGGCGCTGCCACCACCACCTACGACGCCGAGGGCACGCTCACGGCCGAGGCGCCGTGGGCGCACATCGACGAGGCCGCGCTGCGCACGGCGCTGGTCGCCTTCACCGGCACGATCGAGCAACGACCACCGGCCTTCAGCGCGATCAAGCGACATGGCCGGCCGCTCTACGAACTCGCCCGTCGCGGCGAAGCGGTCGATACGCCGCTGCGCACCGTCACGATCGCCGCGATCGAGTTGCGGCGCTTCGCCCCGCCCGAGTTCGACCTGCGCGTGGTCTGCGGCAGCGGCACGTACATCCGCAGCCTTGCGCACGATCTCGGCCTGGCGCTCGGCTCCGCGGCACACCTCGCGGCGCTGCGGCGCACGGCCAGCCGCGGCCTCTCCGTGGCAGAAGCGGTCGCGCTTGAGGAGCTGGAACGGGGCGGCCGCGATCTGCTGCGCCAGCGTCTGCTGCCCCCCGATCGCGCCGTGCAGCACCTGCCGGCAGTGACGCTTATGGAAGCGGACGTCGAAGCCGTGCGCCACGGGCGTGATCCGGGGGGCGGAGCGCCGCGTAAACCGGAAGAATCGGCTGCAATGCTGTGCAGAGCATACGATCGGGCGGGCGCGTTTACCGCCTTGCTGCGCTATGATGCTCTGCACGGGCGTTGGCGGCCGCATAAAGTCTTCGTGCCGGCAGATGAAGGAGGCCGCACGGCGGGATAG
- a CDS encoding DUF5679 domain-containing protein: MEAYCVKCRAKREMSQAKQVTMKNGKPAVQGKCPVCGTTMNKIGASL; the protein is encoded by the coding sequence GTGGAAGCGTATTGCGTCAAGTGCCGGGCCAAGCGCGAGATGTCGCAGGCCAAGCAGGTGACGATGAAGAACGGCAAGCCGGCTGTTCAGGGCAAATGCCCGGTCTGCGGCACCACGATGAATAAGATCGGCGCCAGCCTCTAG
- a CDS encoding amidase, with translation MSIDDAALALASLRDLGAMLRSGQTSATALAKYYLDRLDSVGRRFNAVVTLTPERALREAGRADEELAAGHDRGPLHGIPFGLKDLVATANTPTTWGAVPFKDQVFPRNATVAARLEAAGAVLVAKLGMVELAGGMGYDQPDASITGPGLSPWNPEAWSGGSSSGSGSAVGARAVPFAIGSETWGSIVTPSSFCGVSGLRPTYGRVSRHGAMALCWTMDKLGPMCRSADDCGLVLDAIAGRDPLDETSLDALFQYRPEQQRHDGFRLAVLENATAGAQPEVAANFETALGVLRELGTIETLALPELPYDAVAMTIIRAEASSAFDAFLLSGGASGLTAPEDRINPLAYSVLPARDYLRALRIRRHIQREMDALLSRFDAIVAPGTRTVAGPISESFSKSLRRAAGDGLGAAGNIAGLPAVCVPNGFGERGLPTAIQFVGRAGAENTVLAVAGAYQQRTDWHRRLPPHG, from the coding sequence ATGTCGATCGATGACGCCGCCCTCGCGCTCGCTTCGCTGCGCGACCTGGGCGCCATGCTGCGCTCGGGACAAACCTCGGCGACGGCGCTGGCGAAGTACTATCTGGATCGGCTCGATTCGGTCGGCCGGCGCTTCAACGCCGTGGTCACGCTCACGCCGGAACGGGCGCTGCGCGAGGCTGGGCGGGCGGATGAGGAGCTGGCAGCGGGTCACGATCGCGGCCCGCTGCACGGCATCCCCTTCGGCCTCAAGGATCTCGTCGCTACGGCGAACACTCCCACCACCTGGGGCGCCGTGCCCTTCAAAGATCAGGTCTTCCCGCGGAACGCCACGGTCGCCGCCCGCCTGGAGGCCGCGGGCGCGGTGCTCGTCGCCAAGCTCGGCATGGTCGAGCTGGCGGGCGGCATGGGCTACGACCAGCCCGACGCCAGCATCACCGGCCCCGGCCTTTCGCCCTGGAATCCGGAGGCGTGGAGCGGCGGCTCCTCCAGCGGCTCCGGCTCGGCCGTCGGCGCGCGGGCCGTGCCCTTCGCCATCGGCTCGGAGACCTGGGGATCGATCGTCACGCCCTCCTCGTTCTGCGGCGTCTCCGGCCTGCGCCCGACCTACGGCCGTGTCAGCCGCCACGGCGCCATGGCGCTCTGCTGGACGATGGACAAGCTCGGACCGATGTGCCGCTCGGCGGACGACTGCGGCCTCGTTCTCGACGCGATCGCCGGCCGCGACCCGCTCGACGAGACGAGCCTCGATGCGCTGTTTCAGTACCGGCCGGAGCAGCAGCGACACGACGGCTTCCGCCTGGCGGTGCTGGAGAATGCCACCGCCGGCGCGCAGCCCGAGGTCGCGGCGAACTTCGAGACGGCGTTGGGCGTGCTGCGCGAACTCGGCACAATCGAGACGCTGGCGCTGCCGGAGCTGCCCTACGACGCGGTGGCGATGACGATCATCCGCGCCGAAGCGTCCAGCGCCTTCGACGCGTTTCTGCTGAGCGGTGGCGCCTCCGGGCTGACGGCACCGGAGGACCGCATCAACCCCCTCGCCTACAGCGTCCTGCCGGCGCGTGACTATCTGCGCGCCCTGCGCATCCGCCGCCACATCCAGCGCGAGATGGACGCACTGCTCAGCCGCTTCGATGCGATTGTGGCGCCGGGCACGCGCACCGTCGCCGGCCCGATCAGCGAATCCTTCAGCAAGAGCCTGCGCCGCGCCGCGGGCGACGGTCTGGGTGCGGCAGGCAACATCGCCGGGCTGCCCGCCGTCTGCGTGCCGAACGGCTTCGGCGAACGCGGCCTGCCGACTGCAATCCAGTTCGTCGGCCGCGCCGGCGCGGAGAACACCGTCCTGGCCGTTGCCGGCGCCTACCAGCAGCGCACGGACTGGCACCGCCGCCTGCCGCCGCACGGCTGA